The following coding sequences are from one Myxococcales bacterium window:
- a CDS encoding radical SAM protein, which yields MECTTCAPGRVDRPHTFLAHEYVACDGCGARHEARVVLRDGAVFHLLLCPTCGQRETKVHDDADAYVREFVARPAPEELTGHVWKHTTSTCPSCLALVEAEVVIRAGKVYFAKDCRACGPSEALVSEDAAYYARAYAFARAGTEPLEFRGTVAQGCPTDCGTCGDHEQHTCLPIIEITDHCNLECPVCIVDNQYSTHLAPATFAKMIDGLVAAEGQCESVALSGGEPTSHPQLLELIKIATRPEIGRVVVITNGLRARPADPAHLRRHPRRQRPPDRPGGRALDQRAPHILSLNFQPMAYTGHGGGAFAHDPMDRLTIPGVIRKMDEQSGGAVRYLDFFPLPCSHPQCVSLTYLLRLNDGSCVPVRALRRLREVHDAPALVGDAAGDRRGRGGAARAGPRRLRAPGRARARARRSWRRCGARSTRCSRPGR from the coding sequence ATGGAATGCACCACGTGCGCGCCGGGCCGAGTCGATCGCCCTCACACCTTCCTCGCCCACGAGTACGTCGCCTGCGACGGCTGCGGCGCCCGCCACGAGGCCCGGGTCGTCCTGCGCGACGGCGCGGTCTTCCACCTGCTCCTGTGCCCGACCTGCGGCCAGCGCGAGACCAAGGTCCACGATGACGCCGACGCCTACGTGCGCGAGTTCGTGGCCCGGCCCGCCCCTGAGGAGCTGACCGGCCACGTCTGGAAGCACACCACCTCGACCTGCCCGAGCTGCCTGGCGCTGGTCGAGGCCGAGGTCGTGATCCGCGCCGGCAAGGTCTACTTCGCCAAGGACTGCCGCGCGTGCGGGCCGTCGGAGGCGCTGGTGTCCGAGGACGCCGCCTACTACGCCCGCGCCTACGCGTTCGCGCGCGCCGGCACCGAGCCGCTGGAGTTCCGCGGCACCGTGGCCCAGGGCTGCCCGACCGACTGCGGCACCTGCGGCGATCACGAGCAGCACACCTGCCTGCCGATCATCGAGATCACCGACCACTGCAACCTCGAGTGCCCGGTCTGCATCGTCGACAACCAGTACTCGACCCACCTGGCGCCGGCGACCTTCGCGAAGATGATCGACGGCCTGGTCGCGGCCGAGGGCCAGTGCGAGTCGGTGGCGCTGTCGGGCGGCGAGCCCACCAGCCACCCGCAGCTGCTCGAGCTGATCAAGATCGCCACCCGGCCCGAGATCGGCCGGGTCGTGGTCATCACCAACGGCCTGCGCGCTCGACCTGCCGACCCAGCTCATCTTCGTCGCCACCCGCGGCGTCAACGACCACCAGATCGGCCAGGCGGTCGAGCTCTTGATCAACGAGCCCCCCACATCCTGTCGCTCAACTTCCAGCCGATGGCCTACACCGGCCACGGCGGCGGCGCGTTCGCCCACGATCCGATGGATCGCCTGACGATCCCTGGCGTCATCCGCAAGATGGACGAGCAGTCGGGCGGCGCGGTCCGGTACCTCGACTTCTTCCCGCTGCCGTGCTCGCACCCGCAGTGCGTGTCGCTGACGTACCTGCTGCGGCTCAACGACGGCAGCTGCGTGCCCGTTCGCGCGCTTCGTCGACTTCGAGAAGTACACGACGCTCCTGCGCTCGTCGGCGACGCTGCCGGCGACCGCCGAGGTCGAGGAGGCGCTGCACGAGCTGGTCCACGACGTCTTCGCGCGCCAGGACGAGCTCGAGCGCGGGCCCGGAGATCCTGGCGGCGCTGCGGCGCTCGCTCGACGAGATGTTCCCGGCCCGGCCGCTGA